GGTAGGTGATAGTTGTTCTGTTTCTTCCAGTTATCGACATCCTCTTGGGTAATGTTTTTTTCCCCAAGTATCTTGCGCGCCATTTGGTCTGGTGAGTTGACGACAAAAAAGAGCAGAAAGACGAGGATATTCACACCGATTAAAATTGGAATGGCATAAAGGGTTCGACGGATAATATACGTGAGCATTTGTTAATAATTTGCCCCAATCGCTTTTGATTAGGAGAAACAGTGAAAATCTACTGCGTGCCTCGTTCGCGTTTCCAAATTGTGATGATTGCCGGAATTGTACACAGAATGAGAAATGCAGCACAGACCCATAGGGGCCAGAGAATTGGCTGATTCCATTCTTGACGACTTTCGGATCGTTGTTCCCCATCAATGCGGCGATATTTAAGTGTGTTGTACCCTGTGGAAGTCGGCTTGTTATTTTTCAGCCATTGATGCGATAGACCAAAATTAACAGGGTGGAAGACGAAGACCCAAGGTGCATCGCGTTGTAGCAGACGGTTCATCTCACCGATTATCTCCAAGCGTTCTGGTGAATTTGCCATATTTTTCATCTTTTCAAAGCGCTCGTTGAATTCTGGATTATCGTAGTTGGCAGCGTTTTCACCGTCGTGCAGTGTCTTACTATTGGGTCCGTAGAGCAGAAACATGAAGTTTTCTGGATCCGGATAGTCGGCATGCCATCCCCAACGGATGATTTGGAAGTTTCCGTTCTTAACTTTATCTCGAAAACGGTTGTAATCGGTGGTGCGGCTTTCCATAGTGATACCGAGTTGTTCTAACTGTTTCCGCATCCATGTTAAAGCGGCTGAGGCACCCGCGGATGTCCATGTGTTGTCAAAGGAGATAATGAGCGGGTTTCCGTTACTATCCTGTCCACCCGGATAGCCTGCTTCTGCGAGGAGTCGCCGAGCTTCCTCAATAGACTTGCGACTCGGTCGGTTGGACTGTGGATCCCAATCGTGTGTATACGGGTTTATACCGTCTGGACCTTCCAGATAGCCGAAGATACCGGGTGGAAGTGGACTGTGTGCGGAAACGCCGCGTCCGTTGAGGAAAATTTCAATGTATTCCTCGTTATCCAATGCTATCGAAATCGCTTGCCGAAGTTTCCGTTTTTCTGCAGTGTATCCACCGACAGTATCATCAAGCATATTGAAGGCGAAGTAAACGGATGTCGGTTCTACGCTGATACGTAGGGCTATCTGCTTTGATTTCAATACATCACTTGCCGCAGGATCACCCGTACTATCGAAGGCGACCGCCCTATCAAACGTATCCGAAGGGATGCCGGAATTGTCGTAGTAACCTTGTAAGAACTTGTTCCAACGCGGGATGGACTCTTTTTCTAATTTGTAGACGGCTTTTGGTATAAAGGGAATGATTTTCGCTGCGTCATCCAAAAGTCCCGTTTCTCTATCGCTGGGTTCGCCACTTGATGGGTAGTGTTCAACCCTAAAGTTTTCGTTCTTAACGAGAACTATTTCCTTATGTGCAATGAGGGTCTCTATCCTGTAGGGGCCCGTTCCGACAGGAAATCTATCAATTGTGATGTTTCGTTCTGTCATAACGGGTTGTCCATAAAAGTCAATTGCCTCGCGAGGCATCGGTGAAAAGAACGGCATCGCTAACCAGTACACAAACTGCGGATATTTCGCTTTGAGGGTGACTCTATAGGTGTAGCGATCAACAACTTCCACCCCAGGGAAAGACGGATCTATTTGTCCATCGGAGAGAGCATCAGAGTAGGCTTCCATACCGAGAATATAATCTTCTAACGTGCTCGAAATAGGACACGTGACTTTGGGATCCGCCATGCGTTTAATCTGGTAGACGTAATCCGCTGCGATAAGCTCGCGCGTCCCGGTCATTGGAAAATCTTTAACTTGTGTAAATCCTTTTACATCTGCCTTTGTTAAATTGTGGTAACGCCATTCGCCCGCTTCAGTTTTAGCGAAACAGGGGTGTGGTTGGTACATGATACCCGGACGGATGCGCACCTCATACACAGCGCGCGCGACAGACGCTGCGGGCGTGTTTTGTGGCAAGGGTTCGCCGTCGGTATCGAAATAGCGAGGTTGTGGGACCGCCTCTGCTGTCAGTGGGATCAACTCGTACGGACGTTTCAAGTAGTGATATTGTAACGGGGGTTCGTAAATCTGCTGGATGAATCTGTATTCGTCGGAACTATATGACATTGCCGGATCGAAGTGTTTTGGCTCCGCACTGAACGTGTTGTAGTAGATTGCCTCATCGTGTTCAGACTTCGGATATGGATTGTTGGGAACACCACAGCCGATGCCGAAAACAATTAGCATTAGGAGTGTGCAATATTGGCTTGAAAATTTTGGCAATTTAATTCTCATCAATTTTCTTTAACGAACAACCGGGTATTATAGTAATGTTTAGAATTAATTAGACGCTCCACACCGGCGAGGTTAGAAACCTCGCCTACCAAGGGCGGGGTGAATGTCTCTTTATTTTTTAGGTTTTACTATAGATGCGATTGTTCAGGCACAGAGACCTGAACAAACGGATAAGTATTGCTAAAACGCATACAAGACGGTTAGGGATACCAAAGGACCGAATTCAAAGGCATCCTTCTCTTCATATACACCGTCTAACAATGCCCCACTGTCGTCATAGAGCGTCTCTTGGGTCAAGGGCAACATAAGTGCCACAGATAGTGGAATGTTATAGGGCGTTAAAATCGAGGCACCGACAGATGCCATGCTGAACCGGAGTCCAGAGTTGATGTCGAGTTCCGCAGCCCAATAGGCGTAGGATTGATAGAAACCGAAGTAACTCGTCTGAAGTGAAAGCCAATCGTTGAAGCGATAGTTTAGACCGGCTGTGTAGGAAATCTCTCTGGATCCGCGATACGTCTTGCTATTTTCATACAACGGGAGTTTCCCGCGGAGACTTGCATTGGCACCTAATCCCTTGTAAAGTGGGAAACTGTAATGCAGGTCTGCGATTGGATTGAAGGTTCCGGTACCGAACTGGATATGAAGATGTTCGAGTCCAGCGTCCCCTAATTTCCACGGATCTTCTTCAGTCTTGCCAAAGGGGACGGTTGTTCCGATACGTCCTATTAAGAAATCGTTTTCCATCAAGAAACCTGTCGTCCGGTATCCCAACAAAACGTCTGTGTCTCTGGGGCCCGTGTAGGTCTCGTTTCGATGATGGTTATTCCGATTGCGGACAATCGCTTCGAGTTCTGCTTGAGAAACCGGTTCAATCTCCTCAATAGTTGCCTCTTGGACTTTGGCTTCGTAAGGGATATTCGCTTCGAGTGTCCACTGTGGGTTAAATTGGTATTGCAACCCGACATCCACGCGATAAATATTGAGTGTAACGTGGTGTCGATGTAGGGGGACGTTTATTACTTTTCCATCAGGCGAAATCCCTTTCGTTTCTAAGTGTCCACCTTGTGCATCGAACCATCGCATCATACTGACAGTTCCCTGGAATCGCTTCATCTCTTCTGAAGTCAAACTGACTTCACTTAACCGAATCCCGCTACGCGGGATTGTGGGGTTGCTTCACGCCCCTCAGCTTTCTTGTACGAAACCGAGAGGTAGCAAGATAAATTGGAAGCAGATCAGTAGCAAAAGAATCCGAGTCATCATAGAGGATTTCCGTCCGTTTCCAAGTTGAGCCACTGGACTTCGGCGTCGGAGAGTTCCAGTGCTACGGCTCCGAGCGAGGAGTCCAATTCTGCTATAGTTAGCGGTCCGACAACCGGCAAAACCGGGAAAGAAAGATTGAGGCAATATGCAAGGGACACCTGAATAGGGGAGCAGCCGGATTTTGCGCTTAATTCCTTTGCGCGTTCGAGCCTTTCAAAGTTATCGTCGTTGTAATAGACGCGCACCATATCTCGGTTTTCGCGGTTCTCCGGTGTAAATGCGCCGCTGAAGAAGCCACGTGCCTGTGAGGACCACGGCATCAACGGGAACTGGCTTTCGTTATGCCACTTGCGTGCGGCATCATCCACACAAACACAGCCTGCCCACATCGGTTCCATCGGGACTGCCAGGCTGATGTTGTTGCTGCAAGACACAAATCCGGCGAGTCCATTTTCAGCGGCGTAGGTGTTGGCATCAATGATGCGTTGTGGCTCCCAGTTAGAAGCGGCGATGGCGCGGATACGTCCTGCACCTATCTCCTCATTCAGATAGTCAATAATTGTGCTAACCGGAATCACAGGGTCATCGCGATGGAGCATGTAGAGATCAATAGAGTCAGTGCGGAGCCGAGCGATACTCTCATCAAGATCGGCTTTGAGTTCTTCGGGGGAAAGACGGGGACGTGGCACTCTACCTTGTGGGTGTCCCCCTTTATCAATGAGGAACACGTCGTCGCGGTTGTTGCGTTGGCGCGTCCAGAGTCCGATGAGCATTTCGCTATCACCACCGCCATAGCCGTGTGCGGTGTCAAGTGCGTTTCCACCTGCCTCAAAGAATGCGTCCAGCATTTCGACGCTGTAGTCAAATTTCAGCGGCGAAAACATCATAGTCCCCAGAATCAGTTGTGAAATCTCTTTGTTGACTCCAGGAATTTTTATTTGCTTCATTCCAAACGGTTTCCTTTTTATTTCAGCGTTCGGGTCGAGCCCTTTGTAATTAGGATATTGTGTGAATACGAAAGAATTATAGCATATTCTCAATCTAAAATCCAGCAGGAAGCAGCAAATCAGTAAATGCCACAAACTATGGTAAACCTGAAAAATAAATAGACATTGGCCCCTCACTTGGTAGGCGAGGTTTCTAACCTCGCCGGTGTAAAGTGTCCAATTAATTCTAAGGTTTACGATAAATGAAGTTAAAAAAAATAATTCGGTAATGTCCGGTGCGGTTACAAACCGCACCTACTAATACCATTTCTAAAAGTTTATCTCGCATTAACCGAACCCACTCACGTCACACCCAGTAGGTGCGGTTTCTAACCGCACCGAGCAGTGCTGAAAAATAGCCAACCTTTTAAGAGGAATTATCAATTAGAATTGGTATAAATTTAGGGAAAACTAAGTTTAGGGAAAATTGGAATTACCGATTTAAATTCTTAATGTTCATAAAGTTTGTGCTACAAGCGAGCCGAGGGGCAGGTATTTCCACTGACAGTGTTGTATTAGCTCCAACATCCTTCCGTGTATGCTTCACGATCGAATAATTTCCGACGGAACGGGGTCGCGTTCGCCATCCATTCATCCGGGATCTCTTGGGTGTAGCGGTGGGGAGGACCGGCTTCCTTGAAAATGTCGATGGCGAAAATGCGATAAGGTTGCGGAGAATTTATCGGTTTCTCCTCAACGGCGTGGAAGATACGAGCATTGATGTAAACCATACTTCCAGGCGGCAGGTCAAGCCTTTTTTCTTTTAATTTGCGTCCTATCTCGTGGTCAAAGTCGCCTGCGAGCATTCGTTCTGGGGTTGCTTCTTTCGTCGGTGCGACCTTATGGCTACCGGGTATCACTTTGAGGTTTCGATCGCCACGTGTGAAGCCATTTGGGTAGTACAAAATCTGAATGTAATAGTTATCGCGCTCGGCGAGGTTAACAGGATTCTCATGTTTCCAATGATGGTGATCTTGATGGTATCCGAGTGGACCGACCCCACGGGGTGCAATGTTAAGGGCGGAATGGCAGAAGTGGTATGCATCTCCGATAGTGGCGCGTATCAGTGCTGTAATGAAAGGGTCGTCAATGAGTCGGTCGCTGTATTCACCGCGATCGTTCCATGGACGAATGAAATAGGGATGCCGTTGGTCCTCACCGTTATTCAACGCTTCAAGGTACTGACGTACCGGGTCAAAACGTTGCGTAATCTCCTCAATTAATCCCTCTCGTCCATCGTCTGTGAATACGTCTGGATAAACGATATAACCGTCGTTATGAAAAGCGTCAATATCTGCCTGTGAAGGCTCGGATAGTCGGAAAAGTGAATCAAATGTAGTCGTGGTTTTCATGGTTTAACTCTTTTACATTTTTAGCAACCAATTTATAATTGCTCAGCAACAATAGCTTTTAAAATTTGCAGGACGCGTTCGGCTTCAAAAATCTCATTATAGACTCGCGAAAATTCAACAGTGAATGTCGGCTTTTCTGTTTCAATACCATCAACGCTTCCTCGAACAAAAGTCCAACTTTCAGAAACGGTGTAGCACCCGAAAATTTCTTGGGGGCCTTTAGGTATTACTTCTGATTGTCCCTCTACTTGACTTTTCCAATTAAGCCACGCGGCAGCGAGCATTTCACCGTAGAGTTGAATCTGAGGGTCGGAAGAATGAACACCGCGTTTTGCTTCATGGACAATGAGATAGGGCGTTTGCGGTTTTCCCGCGGCAGCCGGAGCAAGCGCACCATCTGCCTCACCTTCGAGTTGAAAAGTAGGATAAGTCGCTTTCAGAGGAATACCGGTCCATGCTTGAACGTAAGCCTGCTCGGCGAGTACCAACAGTGGATAGATTGCCCGCGCCCAAAGCGTTGCTTCATTCATGACTACCAAATCCCGTTCTCGCAAAATTGATTTGAGGTAAGCAATTTGAGCACCCTCCGCTGGGGTCAATTCGCTTTTTGGCATGTTTTCCCACCGATCAGACACACCAACTTGTATACGGATGGTTACGAGTGCCCTAAGCGTTTCTTCGGATAATTGCGCCAAACTATAGGATTCCATATTTTAAAACCTCCTACTTTGACGGGGCAGAACATCGCACCTATCAGCGCGACTATTCTTACATCCGGCTGTGTCCCTCTTCCTCAAACTTCTGCAGGAGTGCTGTGAGTCTTCCCACGATCTCTGGATATGTATCCCACACATTGTTCATTTCCCCTGGATCATCGTAAATATGATAGAGTTGTCCGGGTGTATTAGGATTGGGACGACCATCGCGAGGTGGGGGCCATCCGCCTGAACCTTGCGTCCCCAAAATCAGTTTCCAATCGCCGTGTCGGATAGAAAAAACACCCGTGCTGGAGTGATGCACGATAGCGGAGCGTAATGGATATTCCGTCTCTTCTCCCAATAACGCGGGTAAGACATTACAACTGTCGTGACCTGCGTCGTCAGGGACTTCTGTTCCGACAATCGCGGCGCACGTCGCCATAAGGTCTGTGAGGCAGGTTAGGGCATCGGTTTCAGTGTTCGGTGCGATGACACCAGGCCAACGCGCAATCAGCGGCTCACGGTGTCCACCCTCCCAGATATGCGCTTTGTACCCGCGCCAGTCACCGCAGGACTTGTGGTCGTAGAGATGATACGGC
The genomic region above belongs to Candidatus Poribacteria bacterium and contains:
- a CDS encoding ABC transporter substrate-binding protein, with amino-acid sequence MPKFSSQYCTLLMLIVFGIGCGVPNNPYPKSEHDEAIYYNTFSAEPKHFDPAMSYSSDEYRFIQQIYEPPLQYHYLKRPYELIPLTAEAVPQPRYFDTDGEPLPQNTPAASVARAVYEVRIRPGIMYQPHPCFAKTEAGEWRYHNLTKADVKGFTQVKDFPMTGTRELIAADYVYQIKRMADPKVTCPISSTLEDYILGMEAYSDALSDGQIDPSFPGVEVVDRYTYRVTLKAKYPQFVYWLAMPFFSPMPREAIDFYGQPVMTERNITIDRFPVGTGPYRIETLIAHKEIVLVKNENFRVEHYPSSGEPSDRETGLLDDAAKIIPFIPKAVYKLEKESIPRWNKFLQGYYDNSGIPSDTFDRAVAFDSTGDPAASDVLKSKQIALRISVEPTSVYFAFNMLDDTVGGYTAEKRKLRQAISIALDNEEYIEIFLNGRGVSAHSPLPPGIFGYLEGPDGINPYTHDWDPQSNRPSRKSIEEARRLLAEAGYPGGQDSNGNPLIISFDNTWTSAGASAALTWMRKQLEQLGITMESRTTDYNRFRDKVKNGNFQIIRWGWHADYPDPENFMFLLYGPNSKTLHDGENAANYDNPEFNERFEKMKNMANSPERLEIIGEMNRLLQRDAPWVFVFHPVNFGLSHQWLKNNKPTSTGYNTLKYRRIDGEQRSESRQEWNQPILWPLWVCAAFLILCTIPAIITIWKRERGTQ
- a CDS encoding aldo/keto reductase, which translates into the protein MKQIKIPGVNKEISQLILGTMMFSPLKFDYSVEMLDAFFEAGGNALDTAHGYGGGDSEMLIGLWTRQRNNRDDVFLIDKGGHPQGRVPRPRLSPEELKADLDESIARLRTDSIDLYMLHRDDPVIPVSTIIDYLNEEIGAGRIRAIAASNWEPQRIIDANTYAAENGLAGFVSCSNNISLAVPMEPMWAGCVCVDDAARKWHNESQFPLMPWSSQARGFFSGAFTPENRENRDMVRVYYNDDNFERLERAKELSAKSGCSPIQVSLAYCLNLSFPVLPVVGPLTIAELDSSLGAVALELSDAEVQWLNLETDGNPL
- a CDS encoding phytanoyl-CoA dioxygenase family protein, with amino-acid sequence MKTTTTFDSLFRLSEPSQADIDAFHNDGYIVYPDVFTDDGREGLIEEITQRFDPVRQYLEALNNGEDQRHPYFIRPWNDRGEYSDRLIDDPFITALIRATIGDAYHFCHSALNIAPRGVGPLGYHQDHHHWKHENPVNLAERDNYYIQILYYPNGFTRGDRNLKVIPGSHKVAPTKEATPERMLAGDFDHEIGRKLKEKRLDLPPGSMVYINARIFHAVEEKPINSPQPYRIFAIDIFKEAGPPHRYTQEIPDEWMANATPFRRKLFDREAYTEGCWS